The stretch of DNA GCATGGCAATAACTGTGCTCTTTGTGGGTATTGCAACAACTTCGGTTACGCTATATGGACAAAAAGGACCCAGCGACTTTTTTGCATTCGGTCAATCCATGGATCATGGAAGCATGATGAATACAGACCAAGCAAAAACTGACTCGGGAATGAAAGATTCTATGAAAATGGAAGAAAAACAGACAAAGATGTCCAAGACAAAGGAATCAAAAACAAAGGATGGATACAAATTCACATCAAAAACCGTCACATCAACCAAAGATCCTGGAGTAGGACATGAAGCACACCAACTTGCATTAGTTTTACCGCCAAGCGACAAAGGTTACAGTGGAATTCTAACATATTCGGCATCTGAAAACATTCAACTGGTTGCGTTACATGGCCCACTCAAGGCAGGGGAAGACAAAGGCCAACCCATATGGTCTGATGGCAAAAATAAATTTGCCTTGACGTTTGTGGATCCTGCTAATGCTGCTGGATCATGGCAATTTTCAGCAAATGCCGTGGCCATACACACAAAGAATACCACTCCATTTACGGTAAGCTATTCGGTGGCTACCGTAAACTAATTTTTTCTTTCAATACTGTCATCATCGAATAGAATTCTTACATTTGTAAAGTACTGTTGTTATATACATATACTGTTTGGATCATCTGATTGTCTGCAAAGAAACCGGAAGAAGAGAAGATTAGACATGACCACAAAAATGGAGGGAATCTAATTCTAGACAAAGAAACCGGCGAAGTCTTCTGCAAGATCTGTGGGAAAGTGGACGAAGAATGTGCAATCCTGGATCAAAATGTCTACAATAATGACCTTGACAGAGAAAATCGTAGGATATCATCTTTAAGGCTGTACGACAAAGGACTGCCGACAGTCATAGGCTCTACTCACAAAGACTCTACTGGAAGAGTCCTTAGTGCTAACGTAAAGGCGCAATTTGATAGACTACGTATGGTGGATAACCGACTTAAATCACAATCCTCCGGCGCTGCCACCAAATCGTTTCTTTTACTAGATGGAATAAAATCAAAACTTGCAATACCAGAACATACTGCGGAAAAGGCCGCATATCTTTTTAGAAAGTTCCTCTCTGGACAAACGCGACATCCGAGAAGCCATGCCTCCATGATGCTTGCGTCGCTTTATGCAGCATGTAGGATCACAAACATTCCTAGAACCATACAGGAAATATCCACCACATCAAACGTAAAAAAACGTCTTATCTTGCGTGATTATAGGATCTTAGTAGAGTCGCTGGATCTTAGCTTTGAGCCCTACAAACCTGCAGAGTTTGTAGCAAGAATATGTACAGGTCTGGGATTAACGGAAAAAACCCGCTTGCATGCGACCACCATTCTGTCAAAAGTGAAACAGGATATCTTCTATGGAAGAAACCCAATTGCTTTGGCAGCTGCGGCAGTTTACATCTCATGCAAAAACAACACCGAACGAATAAATCAGTGGAGGATAGCAAGTTTGGTGGGAATTAGTAATGTCTCATTAAGGAACATGTATGTGCTATTGAAGGGGAATATAGCATGAAATTACAAATCGCACTAATAATGACGGGAATCTCGATAATACTACTCGCAATTTATGGGGCAGATGCAATGTGGAGCATAGGCAAGTCGCATGGATTCCTACCACTTGACGCAAGAACCCGTGGCATGGCTCTTGGCTTCCCATCGGTAATACTGCCAGTGATATCTTATATTATAACAAGAAATGTTGCCTCAAAAACACTAGGTGTTATGATTGCAGTTGCGGGTGTGTTTATGTTCGGCGGCTCTGCGGCATTCTTGGGGATGCAAGATCAGACTGGAGATCCAAATCAATTAAGAAGTGCAA from Candidatus Nitrosotenuis aquarius encodes:
- a CDS encoding transcription initiation factor IIB gives rise to the protein MSAKKPEEEKIRHDHKNGGNLILDKETGEVFCKICGKVDEECAILDQNVYNNDLDRENRRISSLRLYDKGLPTVIGSTHKDSTGRVLSANVKAQFDRLRMVDNRLKSQSSGAATKSFLLLDGIKSKLAIPEHTAEKAAYLFRKFLSGQTRHPRSHASMMLASLYAACRITNIPRTIQEISTTSNVKKRLILRDYRILVESLDLSFEPYKPAEFVARICTGLGLTEKTRLHATTILSKVKQDIFYGRNPIALAAAAVYISCKNNTERINQWRIASLVGISNVSLRNMYVLLKGNIA